From a single Flavobacterium sp. genomic region:
- a CDS encoding SDR family oxidoreductase: MKIILTGATGVLGSHIMYDILENFITNNIEGKLFLITRNKGKVTAKERINELLSSNYTPKFLLDKGVDKLNQYLEIIDTDLATLQDSFSEKIKGAYFIHSAGYVNLSTDEDQKEKIFNENAAITKAIFKMFAPFIKKFIYISTAFSSGARKGLIGNDFHNLDFKLEHRNAYENAKFHSEEFVIQQCKELNLPYQILRPSVIGGKMLGTENRYFIPKYMVFYLMAKFFHFTAQRKDQQENVRFAISEETGLNIIPVDYVAKVIVNTFEREDIQQLNIVHNESFNLVKGLQLIMKEVGYSNFSVIQNTLDFDYKNTIEKLYYESIGKHLKPYLTSAANEYDTTLLNSILEIPKLDAESFTNMIRYARLQNFKDINV; the protein is encoded by the coding sequence ATGAAAATAATCCTTACAGGTGCAACAGGTGTTTTAGGTTCTCATATTATGTATGATATCCTAGAAAATTTTATAACCAATAACATTGAAGGAAAACTATTTCTAATCACAAGAAATAAAGGAAAAGTAACTGCTAAAGAGCGTATTAACGAATTATTGTCTAGCAATTATACGCCTAAATTTTTGTTGGATAAAGGAGTTGATAAACTTAATCAGTATCTTGAAATTATCGATACCGATTTGGCTACTCTACAAGATTCGTTTTCAGAAAAAATAAAAGGCGCCTATTTTATTCATTCCGCTGGTTATGTAAATCTATCGACAGACGAAGACCAAAAAGAAAAAATATTCAATGAGAATGCGGCTATAACAAAGGCAATTTTCAAAATGTTTGCTCCTTTCATTAAAAAGTTTATTTATATCAGTACTGCTTTTTCATCGGGAGCTCGTAAAGGCTTGATTGGTAATGACTTTCATAATTTAGATTTTAAATTAGAGCATCGAAATGCCTATGAAAATGCTAAATTTCATTCAGAAGAATTTGTTATTCAACAGTGTAAGGAATTAAATTTACCGTATCAAATTTTACGACCAAGTGTAATTGGTGGAAAAATGTTAGGCACTGAAAACCGCTATTTTATCCCAAAATACATGGTTTTTTATTTAATGGCAAAGTTTTTCCATTTTACAGCACAACGTAAAGACCAACAAGAAAATGTTCGTTTTGCCATTAGTGAAGAAACAGGGTTGAATATAATTCCTGTTGATTATGTAGCAAAAGTTATTGTCAATACATTTGAAAGAGAAGACATACAGCAACTAAACATAGTTCATAACGAGAGTTTTAATTTAGTAAAAGGTTTACAACTCATCATGAAAGAAGTAGGTTATTCAAACTTTAGTGTGATTCAAAATACATTAGATTTTGATTATAAAAACACCATTGAAAAATTATACTACGAAAGCATTGGCAAGCATTTGAAACCTTATTTAACTTCGGCTGCTAATGAATATGATACTACTTTATTAAATTCAATTTTAGAAATACCAAAATTAGATGCTGAATCGTTTACTAATATGATTCGCTATGCGCGATTACAAAATTTTAAAGACATCAATGTTTAA
- the ung gene encoding uracil-DNA glycosylase: MYIKNTSWQTLLSSEFKKPYFETLMQQVEQEYANTTCFPPKELIFSAFEQFDFQDTKVVIIGQDPYHGVGEANGLCFSVNDGVAIPPSLKNIYTEINNEYDRILFPTSGNLERWAKQGILLLNAGLTVRKNEANSHKHLQWNVFTDAVINLINEQSENVVFLLWGSFAQKKGKLIDRNKHLVLETGHPSPLSANRGLWFGNNHFIITNDYLIKNMKIKIVW, from the coding sequence ATGTATATCAAAAATACGTCTTGGCAAACCCTATTATCATCTGAATTCAAAAAACCTTATTTTGAAACATTGATGCAACAAGTTGAGCAAGAGTATGCTAATACGACTTGTTTCCCTCCAAAAGAACTCATTTTTTCAGCTTTTGAACAATTTGATTTTCAAGATACCAAAGTGGTAATTATTGGACAAGATCCGTATCATGGAGTAGGTGAAGCGAATGGTTTGTGTTTCTCGGTAAATGATGGTGTGGCTATTCCTCCATCGTTGAAAAATATTTACACAGAAATTAATAACGAGTACGATAGAATTCTTTTTCCAACTTCAGGAAATTTAGAACGATGGGCAAAACAAGGTATTTTATTATTGAACGCTGGATTAACGGTTCGAAAAAACGAAGCTAACAGTCATAAACACTTGCAATGGAATGTTTTTACCGATGCTGTTATAAACTTGATTAACGAACAATCTGAAAATGTGGTTTTTTTACTTTGGGGCAGTTTTGCACAGAAAAAAGGTAAATTAATTGATCGAAATAAACATTTAGTTTTAGAAACAGGCCATCCATCTCCATTAAGTGCAAATCGCGGATTGTGGTTTGGTAATAATCATTTTATTATAACAAATGATTATTTAATTAAAAATATGAAAATAAAAATTGTTTGGTAA
- a CDS encoding isopenicillin N synthase family dioxygenase translates to MQQIPSVDLRDFLSDDPARKQKFVNEIGKAYEEIGFVALKGHFLDDKLVEGLYSEVRNFFTLPLETKAKYEIPGIGGQRGYVSFGKEHAKGRSAGDLKEFWHFGQYVSKDSKYAGEYPDNVEVTELPKFNEVGKEAYQMLEKTGVYVLRALAIYIGLDEFYFDKYIKDGNSILRPIHYPPITDEPKDGAVRAAAHGDINLITLLMGAQGKGLQVQNHNGEWIDAMAQPDELMINVGDMLSRHTNNKLKSTIHQVVNPPRELWGSSRYSIPFFMHPISDMSLNCLPECIDENNPKLYEDITAGDFLYERLVELGLIKK, encoded by the coding sequence ATGCAACAAATTCCTAGTGTTGACTTACGTGATTTCCTGTCGGATGATCCGGCACGTAAACAAAAATTTGTAAATGAAATCGGAAAAGCCTACGAAGAAATCGGATTCGTAGCATTAAAAGGTCATTTTTTAGATGATAAATTAGTTGAAGGATTGTATTCCGAAGTGCGTAACTTCTTTACACTTCCTTTAGAAACCAAAGCAAAATACGAAATCCCAGGCATTGGCGGACAACGTGGTTATGTTTCTTTTGGAAAAGAACATGCTAAAGGTCGCTCTGCTGGAGATTTGAAAGAGTTTTGGCATTTTGGACAATACGTTAGCAAAGATTCAAAATATGCTGGCGAATATCCGGATAACGTAGAAGTAACAGAATTACCTAAATTCAATGAAGTAGGTAAAGAAGCGTACCAAATGTTAGAAAAAACAGGGGTTTATGTGTTAAGAGCGTTAGCTATTTACATTGGTTTAGACGAATTCTACTTTGATAAATACATCAAAGATGGAAACAGTATTTTACGTCCAATCCACTACCCGCCTATTACTGACGAGCCTAAAGATGGTGCCGTTCGTGCAGCAGCACATGGCGACATCAACCTGATTACCTTATTAATGGGTGCTCAAGGAAAAGGATTACAAGTACAAAATCACAACGGAGAATGGATTGACGCTATGGCACAGCCAGACGAATTAATGATTAACGTTGGGGATATGTTATCAAGACACACCAACAATAAGTTGAAATCAACGATTCACCAAGTGGTAAATCCACCAAGAGAATTGTGGGGTTCTTCTCGTTATTCAATTCCTTTCTTCATGCACCCTATAAGCGACATGAGTTTAAATTGCTTACCAGAATGCATCGATGAAAACAATCCAAAATTATATGAAGACATCACTGCTGGTGATTTCTTATACGAACGTTTGGTAGAATTAGGTTTGATTAAAAAGTAA
- a CDS encoding transglutaminase domain-containing protein, with the protein MTIKIPTIAQLKEKLSLPKPWDIVVIFILNILIAIPLFLIAHQNLIDLNWKLHLDRILLFILIVISIQLLLRLVKTIIILIVFLYLITLLYGTLIGNYGFKRVFEDYNYMVYSMSENPNPEDIIVAKLLPFPNKSKIIDAVDFTNPRVRNFSLSATAKHFRDTKQTGNKRRLIQCFAVFKEIRNRWNYVNDPKGREYIAYASETLQHFSGDCDDHAILMAACIKAVGGTPRIIHTGGHLYPEMLIGNKNDLETAIYLIKEVLFIQESHHQQIYYHIDERDQIWLNLDYTAAYPGGKFMSEEILGALTFN; encoded by the coding sequence ATGACAATTAAAATTCCAACCATCGCTCAATTAAAAGAAAAGCTTTCTTTACCAAAGCCATGGGATATTGTTGTTATTTTTATTTTAAATATTCTAATCGCTATTCCTCTCTTTTTGATTGCGCATCAAAATCTAATTGACTTAAATTGGAAATTGCATTTAGACCGAATTCTACTTTTTATTTTAATTGTAATCAGTATTCAACTCCTATTACGATTAGTCAAAACGATTATTATACTAATTGTTTTTCTTTATTTAATTACTTTATTGTACGGAACATTAATTGGCAATTACGGATTTAAAAGAGTTTTTGAAGATTACAATTACATGGTTTATTCCATGAGTGAAAATCCAAATCCGGAAGACATAATTGTAGCCAAACTACTTCCCTTTCCAAATAAATCTAAAATTATTGACGCTGTAGATTTTACCAATCCTAGAGTAAGAAATTTTTCCTTATCAGCTACCGCAAAGCACTTTCGTGATACAAAACAAACTGGAAATAAAAGGCGTTTGATTCAATGTTTTGCAGTTTTTAAAGAAATTAGAAACCGTTGGAATTATGTCAATGACCCGAAAGGAAGAGAGTATATTGCTTATGCCTCAGAAACATTGCAACACTTTTCAGGAGATTGTGATGATCATGCCATTTTGATGGCAGCGTGTATTAAAGCTGTTGGTGGCACACCTAGAATTATCCATACAGGAGGTCATTTGTATCCAGAAATGTTGATTGGCAATAAAAACGATTTAGAAACCGCAATTTATCTAATCAAAGAAGTGCTTTTTATCCAAGAAAGTCACCACCAACAAATTTATTATCATATTGATGAAAGAGATCAAATCTGGTTGAATTTAGACTACACTGCGGCGTATCCTGGTGGTAAATTTATGAGTGAAGAAATACTGGGTGCGCTTACTTTTAATTGA
- a CDS encoding GNAT family N-acetyltransferase — MNLILKTPRLILREMRHEDANSLFEMDCNSNVHKYLWQKPVVHIDEVHAYIDMVRQQYIDNGIGRFVAITKDTNELIGWTGIKFVNDHVENGNTNFYDYGYRLNEKFWNKGFATEASKAWLDYGFNQMKIQVMNAYTHAENGASNHVLQKVGFNFMEDYPDENGVIWKWWQLENNSVK; from the coding sequence ATGAACTTAATACTCAAAACACCTAGATTAATCCTAAGAGAAATGCGACATGAAGATGCAAATTCATTATTTGAAATGGATTGCAACTCTAATGTTCATAAATATTTATGGCAAAAACCAGTTGTTCATATTGATGAAGTTCATGCATACATTGATATGGTCAGACAGCAATACATTGATAACGGAATTGGGCGTTTTGTTGCTATTACTAAAGACACGAATGAATTAATCGGTTGGACAGGCATTAAATTTGTAAACGACCACGTTGAAAACGGCAATACTAATTTCTATGATTACGGCTATCGTTTAAATGAAAAATTTTGGAACAAAGGTTTCGCTACAGAAGCCTCAAAAGCATGGCTAGACTATGGTTTTAATCAAATGAAGATTCAAGTGATGAATGCTTATACACATGCCGAAAACGGAGCTTCTAATCATGTTTTGCAAAAAGTAGGCTTCAATTTTATGGAAGATTACCCTGATGAAAATGGCGTGATATGGAAATGGTGGCAATTAGAAAATAATTCCGTAAAATAG
- a CDS encoding DUF6671 family protein yields the protein MKIDSDFFSGRRLLIVTKHQKETVIAPLLEEALGVQCVVAKDFDTDSLGTFSGEISRQEDALTTLRQKCLEGMKSEKFDLAVATEGSFGNHPTVFFAPANDELIMLIDQKNHLEIVERVLSLETNFQSTEIHSIGDLYSFLDIVQFPSHGVILKNAEKNWTRIEKGICDFETLEKVYHEFTSSGMQCFIETDMRAMHNPSRMKIIKEASLKLINKLHSVCPVCFLPGFGVVSTEAGLLCSTCSIPTRSTSAHILKCKHCQYETKVCYPNGKKTEDPMYCDFCNP from the coding sequence ATGAAGATTGATTCCGATTTTTTTTCTGGTCGTCGTTTGCTTATTGTTACCAAGCATCAAAAGGAAACCGTTATTGCTCCTTTACTTGAAGAAGCATTGGGAGTACAATGTGTAGTAGCAAAAGACTTTGATACCGATAGTTTGGGTACTTTTTCGGGAGAAATATCTAGGCAAGAAGATGCTTTAACCACGTTAAGACAAAAGTGTTTGGAAGGCATGAAATCAGAAAAATTTGATTTAGCTGTAGCAACAGAGGGTTCTTTTGGAAATCATCCTACAGTCTTTTTTGCTCCTGCGAATGATGAATTGATAATGCTTATAGATCAAAAAAATCATCTTGAAATTGTTGAACGTGTTTTGAGCTTAGAAACCAATTTTCAAAGTACAGAAATTCATTCAATCGGCGACTTGTATTCGTTTTTAGATATTGTTCAATTTCCATCGCACGGTGTTATTTTAAAAAATGCTGAGAAAAATTGGACGCGAATTGAAAAAGGTATTTGTGATTTTGAAACCCTTGAAAAAGTATATCACGAATTTACTTCAAGTGGAATGCAGTGCTTCATTGAAACCGACATGCGAGCAATGCACAATCCCTCTCGAATGAAAATTATAAAAGAAGCTAGTTTAAAGTTAATAAACAAGTTGCACTCGGTTTGCCCCGTCTGTTTTTTACCCGGCTTTGGTGTGGTTAGTACCGAAGCCGGTTTATTATGTAGTACTTGTTCAATCCCTACGCGATCTACATCGGCACATATTTTAAAATGTAAACATTGCCAATACGAAACCAAGGTGTGTTATCCAAACGGAAAGAAAACAGAAGACCCAATGTATTGTGATTTTTGTAACCCCTAA
- a CDS encoding nucleoside phosphorylase — MIAASELILNPDGSVYHINLKPGQIANDIIFVGDQNRVEKITKHFDSIEFSTQKREFKTQTGIFKGKRITVMSSGIGPDNIDIVMNELDALVNVDLATRTVKKELTSLNIVRIGTSGSLQADIPCDSIVMSQYGLGLDNMLRSYLIDEISETEMEDAFIKQTNWDMRKGRPYVIAGSKSLEKRLESDKIFKGFTGTAGGFYGPQGRVVRLGIQDPELNSKMDSFNFNGTRMTNLEMETGAIYGLGKLLGHQCLSLNAIIANRATGTFSEDPYKAVDELIEYALNKLAE; from the coding sequence ATGATAGCAGCATCAGAATTAATATTAAATCCAGACGGAAGTGTATATCACATTAATTTAAAACCTGGACAAATCGCTAACGATATTATCTTCGTTGGGGATCAAAATCGTGTAGAAAAAATTACAAAACACTTTGATTCTATTGAGTTTAGCACGCAAAAACGTGAATTTAAAACGCAAACCGGAATCTTTAAAGGTAAAAGAATTACCGTAATGTCTTCTGGAATTGGTCCTGACAATATTGATATTGTAATGAACGAATTAGACGCTTTAGTAAACGTAGATTTAGCAACCAGAACCGTTAAAAAAGAATTGACTTCGTTGAATATTGTTCGTATTGGAACTTCAGGTTCCTTACAAGCAGATATTCCTTGCGATAGCATTGTGATGAGTCAGTATGGCTTAGGGTTGGATAACATGCTTCGCTCCTATTTAATTGACGAAATTTCAGAAACTGAAATGGAAGATGCGTTTATCAAGCAAACGAATTGGGACATGAGAAAAGGTCGTCCGTATGTAATTGCAGGAAGTAAATCACTAGAAAAACGTTTAGAAAGCGATAAAATCTTTAAAGGATTCACAGGAACGGCTGGTGGATTTTACGGACCGCAAGGACGTGTAGTGCGTTTAGGAATTCAAGATCCAGAATTAAATTCTAAAATGGATAGTTTCAATTTCAACGGAACTCGAATGACTAATTTAGAAATGGAAACAGGTGCTATTTATGGTTTAGGAAAACTATTAGGTCACCAATGTTTATCGTTAAATGCCATCATTGCAAACCGTGCAACTGGAACTTTCAGTGAAGACCCATACAAAGCTGTAGATGAATTAATTGAATATGCCTTAAATAAGTTAGCAGAATAA
- a CDS encoding dehydrogenase E1 component subunit alpha/beta yields the protein MNFERKELSNPQLLDLYKKILKPRLIEEKMLILIRQGKVSKWFSGIGQEAISVGITSVLDKDEYILPMHRNLGVFTTRDIPLHRLFSQWQGKKNGFTKGRDRSFHFGTQEYKIIGMISHLGPQLGIADGIALANKLRKNGKVTAVFTGEGATSEGDFHEALNIAAVWELPVLFVIENNGYGLSTPTNEQYRCENLADKGVGYGMESHVVDGNNLLEVVHLISELKASMVENPRPVLLEFKTFRMRGHEEASGTKYVPQELMDMWAIKDPVENYRNYLKATAVLSEEDDEAIRAEIKKEIDTDWAKVQEEPEIVASLEEELGDVYQPYTFEAFNPSSEVENIRVIDAISNGLRQSMERHENLVIMGQDIAEYGGAFKITDGFVAQFGKERVRNTPICESAVVSAANGLSINGFKAVMEMQFADFVSTGFNPIVNLLAKQHYRWQEKSDVVVRMPCGGGTQAGPFHSQTNEAWFTKTPGLKVVYPAFPYDAKGLLNTAINDPNPVLFFEHKQLYRSVYQDVPKDYYTLPFGKASLIKEGTDVTIISFGAGVHWTLETLAKNPEIKADLLDLRTLQPMDWDAIYASVKKTNKVIILQEDTLFGGVASDISAMIMENCFEHLDAPVRRVGSLESAIPFMKSLEDQYLPKVRFETELKELLAY from the coding sequence ATGAACTTTGAAAGAAAAGAATTATCAAATCCGCAACTACTTGATTTATATAAGAAAATCTTAAAACCGCGTTTGATTGAAGAGAAAATGTTGATTTTAATCCGTCAAGGAAAAGTGTCAAAATGGTTCTCTGGAATTGGGCAAGAAGCTATTTCTGTGGGAATAACTTCGGTTTTGGATAAAGATGAATATATTTTACCTATGCACCGTAATTTAGGTGTGTTTACTACTCGTGATATTCCGTTGCACCGTTTGTTTTCGCAATGGCAAGGCAAGAAAAACGGATTTACTAAAGGTCGTGATAGAAGTTTCCACTTTGGAACGCAAGAATATAAAATTATTGGAATGATTTCGCATTTAGGTCCTCAATTAGGGATTGCAGACGGAATTGCTTTAGCCAATAAACTAAGAAAAAACGGGAAAGTTACCGCAGTATTTACAGGTGAAGGCGCTACTTCAGAGGGCGATTTTCATGAAGCATTGAATATTGCTGCTGTATGGGAATTACCGGTTTTATTCGTGATAGAAAATAATGGTTACGGATTATCAACACCAACAAACGAGCAATACCGTTGTGAAAACCTTGCCGATAAAGGTGTAGGTTACGGGATGGAAAGTCATGTGGTTGACGGAAATAACTTGTTAGAAGTAGTGCATTTGATTTCGGAATTAAAAGCATCTATGGTAGAAAATCCGCGTCCAGTGTTATTGGAGTTCAAAACGTTTAGAATGCGTGGACATGAAGAAGCAAGTGGGACGAAATACGTTCCTCAAGAATTGATGGACATGTGGGCAATCAAAGATCCAGTAGAGAATTATAGAAATTACTTAAAAGCTACAGCAGTTTTATCAGAAGAAGATGATGAAGCAATCCGAGCAGAAATTAAGAAAGAAATTGATACCGATTGGGCAAAAGTGCAAGAAGAGCCAGAAATTGTAGCTTCTTTGGAAGAAGAATTAGGTGATGTTTATCAACCTTATACGTTTGAAGCATTCAATCCTTCTTCAGAAGTAGAAAATATCCGTGTGATTGATGCGATTTCGAATGGTCTACGTCAGTCGATGGAACGCCATGAGAATTTAGTTATCATGGGACAAGACATCGCCGAATACGGTGGTGCTTTTAAAATTACGGACGGATTTGTAGCGCAATTTGGAAAAGAAAGAGTTAGAAATACACCTATCTGTGAAAGTGCTGTCGTTTCAGCGGCTAACGGATTATCTATCAACGGATTTAAAGCAGTAATGGAAATGCAATTTGCGGATTTCGTTTCAACCGGATTTAATCCAATCGTAAATTTACTAGCAAAGCAACATTATAGATGGCAAGAAAAGTCGGATGTAGTGGTGCGTATGCCTTGTGGTGGTGGTACGCAAGCAGGACCTTTCCATTCGCAAACTAACGAAGCTTGGTTTACCAAAACACCTGGTTTAAAAGTAGTGTATCCTGCGTTTCCTTATGATGCAAAAGGATTATTGAATACCGCAATTAACGATCCAAATCCAGTATTATTCTTCGAACACAAACAATTGTATAGAAGTGTTTATCAAGATGTGCCAAAAGATTATTACACATTACCTTTTGGAAAGGCATCATTGATTAAAGAAGGAACGGATGTTACAATAATTTCGTTTGGAGCAGGTGTTCATTGGACTTTAGAAACGTTAGCAAAAAATCCAGAAATTAAAGCAGACTTATTAGATTTAAGAACATTACAACCAATGGATTGGGATGCGATTTACGCTTCAGTTAAGAAGACTAATAAAGTGATTATTTTACAAGAAGATACTTTATTTGGTGGTGTTGCTAGCGATATTTCAGCTATGATTATGGAAAACTGCTTCGAACATTTAGATGCTCCAGTTAGAAGAGTTGGAAGTTTAGAATCGGCTATTCCGTTTATGAAGTCGTTAGAAGATCAATATTTACCAAAGGTTAGATTTGAAACCGAATTAAAAGAGCTTTTAGCTTATTAG
- a CDS encoding substrate-binding domain-containing protein, whose translation MSKTIKIAGVPEHFNLPWHMCIEDSEFEAVGIDLQWTDVPEGTGKMCQMLREGETDIAVILTEGIIKDITVGNPSSIVQIYVQSPLIWGIHVAANSNYKALSDLENTKAAISRMGSGSHLMSIVNAQNQNWNTEKLQFEIVNTIDGAVESLNSGKADYFMWERFMTQPLVDQGIFRRIADCPTPWPCFVIAVRNEVLEQHPKVINQILDIINTTTEEFKMIPSIDRTLASKYNQKVEAIQEWLKLTRWSQKQMTAPTFDKIMEQLLKLQIIDKKIPKESILK comes from the coding sequence ATGAGTAAAACAATAAAAATAGCTGGCGTTCCAGAACATTTTAATTTACCTTGGCACATGTGCATTGAAGATAGCGAATTTGAAGCCGTTGGAATCGATTTACAATGGACTGATGTTCCTGAAGGTACGGGTAAAATGTGTCAAATGCTTCGTGAGGGTGAAACAGATATTGCCGTAATTTTAACTGAAGGTATCATCAAAGATATTACCGTAGGAAATCCGTCATCTATTGTGCAGATTTATGTGCAAAGTCCTTTAATTTGGGGCATTCACGTGGCAGCTAATTCTAATTACAAAGCTTTAAGCGATTTAGAAAACACGAAAGCAGCTATTTCTCGAATGGGTTCAGGTTCGCATTTGATGAGTATTGTGAATGCTCAAAATCAAAATTGGAACACAGAAAAATTACAATTTGAAATCGTAAACACTATTGATGGTGCGGTTGAAAGTTTAAATTCAGGTAAAGCCGATTATTTCATGTGGGAACGATTTATGACACAACCCTTAGTAGATCAAGGGATTTTTAGAAGAATTGCCGATTGCCCTACTCCATGGCCTTGTTTTGTAATTGCTGTTCGCAATGAAGTGTTAGAACAGCATCCAAAAGTAATCAATCAAATTTTAGACATTATCAATACTACTACCGAAGAATTCAAAATGATACCTAGTATTGATAGAACGTTAGCTTCTAAATACAATCAAAAAGTGGAAGCAATTCAGGAATGGCTAAAATTAACACGTTGGTCACAAAAACAAATGACTGCTCCAACATTTGACAAAATAATGGAACAACTTTTGAAGCTTCAAATTATCGATAAAAAAATACCTAAAGAATCGATACTTAAATAA
- a CDS encoding LysR family transcriptional regulator yields the protein MNYTLNQLRIFLKVVQNQSVTKASEELHLTQPAVSIQLKNFQDQFEIPLTEVVGRKIYVTDFGKEIAEAAEQILQQVNTINYKTLAYKGQLFGKIKISVVSTGKYVMPYFLADFLKMHPGVQLEMDVTNKNKVVKSLQNNEVDFALVSILPEKIKVEKIDLMQNKLFLVGNMEEDFSKKKNIEAILQNRPLLFRESGSGTRQTMERFIDQNAIKIEKKMELTSNEAIKQAILAGLGYSIMPLIGIRKEIQNNELQIIPLKGLPIKTNWSLIWVKGKNHNPAALAYLDYLKKEKEAIIHSKFSWYESM from the coding sequence ATGAATTACACATTAAACCAGTTGCGAATATTCTTGAAAGTAGTGCAAAACCAGAGTGTTACTAAAGCTTCGGAAGAGTTACATTTGACCCAGCCAGCCGTATCCATTCAATTAAAAAATTTTCAAGATCAATTTGAAATTCCGCTAACAGAAGTAGTAGGAAGAAAGATATATGTGACTGATTTTGGAAAAGAAATTGCAGAGGCGGCCGAGCAAATCTTACAACAAGTAAATACAATCAATTATAAAACCTTAGCGTATAAAGGACAGCTTTTTGGAAAAATTAAAATTTCGGTAGTATCTACAGGAAAATATGTAATGCCTTATTTTTTAGCTGACTTTTTAAAAATGCACCCAGGAGTTCAATTAGAAATGGATGTTACAAACAAGAATAAAGTGGTTAAAAGTTTACAAAACAATGAAGTAGATTTTGCCTTGGTCTCTATTTTGCCTGAGAAGATTAAAGTTGAAAAAATAGATTTAATGCAAAACAAATTGTTTTTAGTAGGCAATATGGAGGAGGATTTTAGTAAGAAAAAAAACATTGAAGCTATCTTACAAAACCGTCCGTTATTGTTTAGAGAAAGTGGATCTGGAACACGCCAAACTATGGAACGTTTTATTGATCAAAATGCCATTAAAATTGAAAAAAAGATGGAACTTACTTCTAATGAAGCTATCAAACAAGCCATTTTAGCAGGTTTAGGCTATTCAATCATGCCTTTAATTGGTATTCGTAAAGAGATACAAAACAATGAATTACAAATTATACCTTTAAAAGGATTACCTATTAAAACCAATTGGAGTTTAATTTGGGTGAAAGGCAAAAACCACAACCCTGCTGCCCTAGCCTATTTGGATTATTTAAAAAAGGAAAAAGAAGCCATAATTCATTCCAAATTTAGTTGGTATGAGTCGATGTAA
- a CDS encoding translation initiation factor: protein MDLSEQLKKIFPDHEVSNEPEAIEETPHELFVQKEPMICKYEKRKGKPTTIISGYEGEDEDFKILAKEIKSKLAVGGTFKDGEIIIQGDYRDKIMKILQDKGFKTKRVGG from the coding sequence ATGGATTTAAGCGAACAATTAAAAAAAATTTTCCCTGACCACGAAGTTTCAAACGAACCAGAAGCTATCGAAGAAACGCCCCATGAATTATTCGTTCAAAAGGAACCAATGATTTGCAAATATGAGAAACGTAAAGGAAAACCTACTACGATTATTTCAGGCTATGAAGGCGAAGACGAAGATTTTAAAATCTTAGCAAAAGAAATAAAAAGTAAATTAGCGGTTGGTGGAACGTTTAAAGATGGTGAAATCATCATTCAAGGTGATTATCGTGATAAAATCATGAAAATACTACAAGATAAAGGATTCAAAACAAAACGCGTAGGAGGATAA